From Desulfoplanes formicivorans:
AAGACGGGCAAGCAAATCAGGGTCATCCTCGAGAACCACCAGCATCTTCGTATCGGGCCGATGAGCCAGCAGGGCAGGAACATCATGACTGATGGCAATGCCCTGATCACGGATCAAGGCGGCATCCGTATCCTGCTCGGAAACCACAACCCCTGTCAGGAAGACTTCCGGAAACAGTTCCTGCAGGGCGTGATCGTCCAAGCGCTGGATAAACTCATGTATCTGTGAAACCTTGCCCACCAGACCCATGCCAATCAGCAGACTGTTCCTTCTCATTCTTGCTCCCTGCGCACCCCGGCGCTCCCTGTGGTAGTGACAAAGCCCGACAAACATGGCTCCAGCAATATCCCGCGAAGTTGCGCGTGGCAATGGCTAATGGCTGCAATCTGTCCTGTTCCCTCAGCAGTTCACGGTGCTTCATGGAATCCACCCGCCCGGGCAAGCCTCCGGATTGCCCTGATCCGTTCAACCACCGGAGGATGGGAATACCGCAACGCCACATACCAGGGGTGTGGGGTGAGATTGGACAGATTATCTGCAGCAAGTTTTTTCAGGGCCGTTACCAAATCTTCAGGATCATCAATATGAAGGGCCGCGAATCTGTCCGCCTCCCATTCATGTTTCCGGGAAAAAAAATTGCTTACCGGTCCAAGGACCAGAGACAGGGGGGTATACAACAGGGCGAAAATGACCAATCCCGTGTGCACCGAAGGAACTTCAACACCAAAGGCCGCGGACAATTCCCTTGCGCCCATGACCTGGGCCATGAGCCAGAACACGACTCCTGTCTTGGCAATGCCCATGATCAATCCCTTGATGATATGTTTGCACTTATAATGCCCGACCTCATGGGCCAAAATGGCCACCAGCTCCCTGACAGTGCGTCTTTCAATAAGGGTATCAAACAGGGCTATCTGTTTTCTGGATCCAAATCCGGTGAAAAAGGCATTGGACTTGGAGGACCGTCTGGATCCGTCCATGACAACAATACCGGCAAGCCTGAATCCGACCCGTTCGGCAAATTGCGTGACCGCATCCCTGAGCTCTCCCTCCTTAAGCGGGGTAAAATCATTGAAAAGAGGTAAAATGAATCGGGGAGCGCCATAATGTATGGTAATCATGAACAGGGTAGTACATCCCCAACACCAGATCCAGGCCTGATGGTCCGTGCGCATGAACAACCAGAGCACGACTCCCAGCAAGACACCTCCCAAAACCATGGTCAATGCATAGCCCTTGAGTCGATCCGACCAGAAGGTGCGCATGGTCGTGGTGTTGAATCCGAACCGTTCCTCCAGCGAAAAGGTCAGGTAGAGGTCAAACGGAATGGACAGCAGATCCGATGCCAGACCGAGAATACCAAAATACACCAGTCCGACCACAAGGGGGGAAAAACCCAGGGATCGCACCCAACCATCCAGCAAGCCAATGCCTCCAAGGGAGATGAACATGACCACAAGCAGGTACTCAAAGGTTCCCTTGACCATGGAAAATCGGGATCGGACACGTGTGTAGTCCTGGGATCGGGCGTAGGCCTTGGCATCAAGGACATCCGTGAATGCATCGGGAATGGCCGAAGAAAGACAGGACAGATTCCTGTTTTCCAGAACGAGATCAAGAACCCAGGCAAGGGTCAGAAAGATGAGCACCAACAACAAAAAGGGATTCATGACAATCATGCTTACAGGTTGAAAATGAAAAAGCCCAATCGCACCCGCAATGCGGGATCAAAAGCCCCTGCCTCTCAACTGGCGTATCGGACCGTTGCACATCTGGCCGGGAAACAGTTTGCAAACAGAATCAGCGCGACTGTCTTTGAAGACCGCCGCGCTGACAGTTGACGCCATGACCCAACCGGCAAGACGCTGGCAAGACGCTAGAAAAGGTCACCGGCAAGGCGGCAGGCCTTCTGCATGGCAAAGGCCTCGGCAACCGGTTCACAGGTCAGGGTACCCTTGTAAATATTCAGTCCACGCATCAGGGCTCTGCTCTCGGTGCAGGCCTTTTCAACTCCCTTGTTGGCCAGTTGCAAGCCGTATCTGATGGTGGCGTTGTTCAAGGCAAAGGTGGACGTCCGGGCGTAAGCACCAGGCATGTTGCTCACACAATAGTGGACAATGCCCTCTTCTTCGAAAACAGGATCATCATGAGTGGTTGGAACGGATGTTTCCGTGCATCCCCCCTGATCAATGGCCACATCGACAATAACAGCGCCCGGACGCATGGAACGAAGCAGGGAACGGGTTACCAGTCTGGGAGCCTTGGCCCCGGGAATGAGCACCGCACCAATGACCAGATCGGCCCGTTCAAGGGTCCGCTTGAGGTTGATGTGATCACTGTACACCGGAAATACATTGGCCGGCATGATGTTTCCCAGATGTTCCAACGTGGCATGATTGATATCCAATATGGTCACCCGTGCGCCCAGACCGGCGGCCACACGGGCTGCATTGGCCCCCACGGTACCTCCGCCAATGACAACAACATTGGCGGGAAGAACCCCGGGAACCCCTGTGGGTAGAACTCCTCTTCCTCCCTTGGGACGCCCCAGATAAAAGGCCCCCATGAGAGGTGCCATACGGCCAGCCACTTCGCTCATAGGTTTGAGCAGGGGAAGCAGACCATTGTCTTCCTGAACGGTTTCATACGCCAGGGCCGTGATCTTACTGTCCATGCACGCCCTGGTCAGCTTGTGGCTGGCTGCAAAATGAAAATATGTGTAAACGAGCTGGCCTGGACGCATGAGGGGATATTCAGCAGGCAGGGGTTCCTTGACCTTGACGATCATGTCGGACTGTTCCCAGACATCGGCTGCCGTGGGTACAATGGTTGCTCCGGCCTGAATATACTCCTCATCGGCAATGTCCGAGCCTTGTCCCGCCCCTTTCTGGATGAAAACCGCATGGCCATTGTCCACATAGGTATGGACCGATGCCGGGGTGAGACCGACCCGATATTCATGATTCTTTATTTCCGATGGGCAACCAATGTTCACAACAACCTCCGAGAGGTAAAAAATCCAATGATAGGCAACACATCTCAAGAATGGATGTTCAGAAAGAATCGTCAAAGGGAATGGACAGGATATCCTCGAGATAGGTTTTGCTCACTCCAAGCCGGGCAAACCACGCAAAATGCTCAAGCATGAAAACCAAACTGTCCTGGAGATCCTTGGCAGAATGGGGTTCAAGAGTAATGGTAGGCACAAGCTCCATGAGCTCCAGGGTGGCAAAGACCTCGTTCCAGGGCACGGATCCGTTGCCAAGCCCCAGATGAAGATCCCTTAATCCGCTATTGTCATGCAAATGCACATGGCCAAGAAAGGAGCCGAGTTTTTGAAGCCACAGTCCGAAATTTTTGCTGTTGGCCCCGCGTGCAAACGAGTACCAATGCCCAACATCCAAGCAAAAACCACATGTTTCGGCATGAATTTCCGAAAGAAAATCATGCATGACACCTGGTTCCCGGCAATACACGTTTTCAAAGAAGACCTGGGGATGATCCTGCCAGGCATGCAGGATGGATCGCCATGATTCCAGAGCCCAAGATGACCATTCGGAAAAACAATCGGCATAATGTTCCTGATAGCCTGTATGCGCAATCAGATGAACCGGATTGTACAAACGGGCTATTTGAAGGGAGTCCTGCAGCCGTTTGCACGATGCCTTGCGTATGGCAGCATCAGGGCTGCCCGGATGGAGATCCATAAAGGGAAGATGCACAGCGCAGTCAATGCCGGCCTTTTGGAATTCGCCTGACAAAAACTGATGGTAGCCAACATCAAGGCTATCCAAGGTTTTGGCATCCAGGCCTATTTCAATATTGATCTTCCGATGTACACAGATATCAAACACATTTTTGTTATGGGCCAAGAGTCGGATGGGAAAGGCTACAAAAAAAGACATTTTTTTCCAACCTCGTTGTTTGGGTGAACAGGAAGGATCATGCCATTCTCCATGCGCCATTTTCCTGATTCAACCCCCATCAGGCATGGATGGGTAAGGCTACTATGGCAAAACAGCTGTCGCTTCAGCAGCCAGGGTGTCAGCCACATGAATCCGTATGTCATGAAGATGTTTGAAATCCCTTGCTGTGTACATACGAAGAACATGTGATTCACCCGGCTGCCAGGTCATGAACTCATTGAACGACACGGGCCAGTCATCCACAAGAATCATGGCGTCTGAAACATCCCGCGGTGTCCAGATATCGCTGATCCGATATGATCCCGGCGGCATGACAATGGATGTATCAGCCAATGAAATAACGGTTTTTTCGGATACTGCATTCACTAGTTCAATAGCTTTGACAACGCAAGGATGAACTCTGAAATGTAAGACATTTCGAGGTGATCCAGGCGTTTCTCGGACAACCCGGAAGAGCCAGCATCCATCGGCTTCCTCGCGTAGATATTTCCCCAGAAAATTGGATTTTCTGATCAGCACGGGATTTTCTACGTCCTGACCACTATTCCCATGTTTTTCAGATACAAATCCCTTGACGTTCAGAATTTCATTTTTCCTGCCATTCCAGATTCCTTCCATGATAAGCTGATCTCCTTCAAAAACATCAACAATGGTTCCGGAAGGTCTGCAATGTATGTTGTTATTGAGTGAATAAATAAAAATGGGATGAACGGCTGCCTGGTTCTTGGACCACGTTCCCTTCCACTGAATGGGAATTTTTCTGACAATTTTCCCATCCACGGCAAACAGTAAATATTGAAAGGGATCAAGCGGGAGGAATTCCATGCCAAGAATATTGTAATCCCGTCTTCTTGATGTATAAACAGCATACTCCCTGGATCCATCATACTTTTCTGATCCAAACAGGGAAACGGAAAGAGGTGTATAGGCATGCAGAGTTATGTGACCATTACCAACAGGTTGTCCATTGATACGCACATTATGCAGGGGATCATGCCATGTTGCAATCTCGTCAGGTCCTATATCCGGGATGGTGCAGGATACACCGAATTCATCCAAAAACGCCTTGACCACCTCGATCTGCCGTCGAACCTTCCAGTCAAGGTCAAGAATGTTCTTGCTCACCTCAACAGCCACTGCCGGAATGTGCAATTGCTTGACCGCATAAAAACTCAGTGACTTTTGCTGCTCGGGGTAGCTGGTACGCGGAGAGAACGTCTGGGTATTGAACAGTCTGAATGCCCATTTGCTGGGAACAAGGTTTCTGTTGACCCGTTCCAGAACCTTGTGGGCCATGTCAGCCAGATAGAGCTGGTCCTTGAAAACAGCCGTATCAATAATGACCGACTGTCCGAAACGATGGGGACCGCGCAAACGGTCAATGGGGGTGGGATGATAAAAGCCGCTTCCTTCGTGCAGATGAATGAAGCCATCACACTTGCCGATGAGAAATTTGATAACCCGAGCCAGGCGGTCTTCGAAATACCTATCATAATCGCGATCAAAACGGCGATTGAGATCAACATTGCATTGGCGTTGGTGCATGTTGATGGAAGGAACATCAGCCCTGGGAACGACAATGAGATTGCCGGCGTGCACCTTGGTTCGACTCAGGATCTGCCCGGCAATAAATCCTGCATCCTCATCACCCTGGATGCCCCCTTGAATCATAATTGTTGGTCCGGGCTTGTCTCCTTGTATAAAATGAACCCGGAGAGGATATTGGGTATCCTTGAAAAAAACAAATTGCCTATGCCCTGATTCACCTTCATGAGACATTGCAGGAACAGAGCACAGCAAAATCAAACTACAAAAGAATATTTGACAACAAATATGTTTCACGAAACACCGTTTTACCTGGTGATTGATTAATTGTAATGCGAATACCAAAAATATCATTCTTCACAAGTTGTTTTGGAATAGGAATACGTACATTGTATTGTTTCATCCTTCTAAGCTCAAAAAACATATCACTTCGTGTTTCTACGTCAACAACATCGCCAGAAGATGAAACAATATGAATTACAACATTTCCATTAACAACTCCATTATCTTCAAAATTACGTTTATTAATATCAAAAGATAAATTTATAAATTTTTTTATAAATTTTGCCTGAACATTACTAGCAATCAAAACATTTTTATCTATAGATCCAAAAATATCATTAAGATTAATATACGACTTGTCTGTATTATTATTCTTTATCTCTATAATTTTCGTATCAAGAGCAGCACTACCATTAACATCATATTGCTGCATCTTTTCAATATTACGAAGACGTTTCAACTCCATATTATTATCAAGCAAGGTATTTTGCATATTTTGCAGATCAATATCGAGTTGTTTATTTTCATTCCAAAAATAAAAAACACCATACCCGCCGAGAACTGCACACAATCCAACGAGTATGGTTCCATATATTAAGGCCTTGACACACCAAGGATGCATCCTCACGCGGTATACATCCTTGTCGTCACGCATAACGAGAATACTTATTAAATTTTTGTCATTCATGGATCCAGTCTCTTCCATGTTTCAGAAATGATACGCCAATGATTTTCGTCTATTCGCTTCAGGACAAGCGTTTTGATCCCCTTGTCGGCATAGCCATTTTCAGCTTGGTAATATTGGGTAAATCGAACACGAGCACCATCGTTTTGCAGACGCACAACCGGATTTTCCATGAGAATCCTGGTCGGCTTTTTTCCCTGCTTGATGAGATTGTTCTTGTGTTCAGCAATCGACCGTTTCCCGTGGATACCGCCTTGTACGGCATTATGGGTATAACAGGTCATATACTCTTCAATATTGCCTTGTTCCCATGATCTTTTCCAATACTCAACCCACTCAACAATCTGGGTGGTTATCTTGTTCACATATACATTTTCCAACCCAGTAGGAGTGCTGAACCATTCACTCCCGATAATTTTCCATCCTCCCGCATCATCAGCCTTCCAATACAACCGCTTGATGCCTTCTGATGTAAAGCCCGGAGCCTTATACAACTGTTTGAAATACGTTACACAATATTCTTGACCTTCAATACATTTTATGTCGTCGATCACGACATCAATCCACGCATATCTTTGAAACAATCCCTGCTTATGTTCAAAAAAGCTCTTGGAAAAAAAATGGGGATCATAAAACGAAAAAAAACGAGATGCTTTGTTATCCCATGCCTGGGCCCAGGTGGTGGTGGCCTGTATCAATTGTTCACTGATGCTCTCGTGTGCCGGCACATCATTGTTCAGGGATATGGTATGACCGATAATGACCGGTGTTGTATTGATCTGAACTTCCGACTGGAAGGTTTTGATGTCATGGTTGTTAAGGGCAACACACCCTCTTGTCTCGTGAGGCTTGATGGGTTTGCCCCGACCATGCAGCCATATGCCGTGCCCGGTCTTTCCCTTGGCCTGATCAACAGGATTGGGGAAATTGAGCACAAAGGCGAGATCCCCATACAGGCCGAAATTGAGTCCCTGCTCCTTTTTCCCCTGGATGAAATAGATTCCTTCGGGGGTTTTCATGTCTCCCTCGCGAAACTTGTCACCATTGACCTTACCTGTTGCGCAAGGGATTTTTTTCACCAAATCGAGCTGTTGGGAAACATTGTTTTTCCGAAAATACAACAAAACCTGCTTACTTTTATCAATGGCAAACAGGGAATCAGGACCATGGGAACTCATGGGCCAACTCAGGGCCCAGGTTGGATGCGCGTTGCCAAACACGACCAACATACACATCCCGACAATAAAGAACATGCTTGTATGACAACGTGTTTCAATCATGACTGCAGTATTCCTCGTATATACAATGCGCCAAAAAGGGTTGTGGAGTCATGGCGTTAGGCGAAATGGCCTTCCTGGAGAAGGGAGGCACGAGTGAACAGAGCCTCAAGGGTGTATCCTTCCAGGGCAAGGGCATCGGCTCCTCCTTGTTCGCGATCCAGAACACAGATGACCTGGGCAACCTTGAGCCCCGCATCCTCTACACGTTTGCACGCGGTGATCAGACTTCCCCCAGTGGTGACCACATCCTCAAGCATGCACACCTGGTCACCCGGAGAAAAATTCTTCAATCCCTCCAGGTACTGGTTGGTGCCGTGTCCCTTGGAGGTCTTGCGCACAATAAATCCCGGCAGGGGCATGTTTCTTACCTGGGAAAGAACACTGACCGCAGACACCAGGGGATCGGCCCCAAGGGTCATTCCACCAACTCCCTGGATCCCTCCATGTCTGGCAATGATATCCAGGCACAGGTTGCCGATGAGCCAGCCCCCCTCTGGATGCAGGGCGGTCTGCTTGCAGTCAAAATAATAGTCGCTTTGCTGGCCCGAGGTGAGCACAAAGGAACCCTCCAAATAGGATTTTTCCAGAAGGAGCTCAGCCAGACGGGTACGCATGGACGTATTGGTATGGGTCATCATGTACTCGAGAAGTTAGTGGCTTGAAGCATCAAACACCCGGGAAAAAATCATGTCTTCATGGCGCAGGTAATAGGAAGGATCAAAAACCCTGTCCATGACCTCGGCAGAAAGGAGTTCCTTCATGGCCGGGTCATTGCGGACGGTCTGGGGGAAAGAGATCTTGTTCTGCCAGCAATGCATGGCCAGTTTCTGGACCATTTCGTACCCTTTTTGTCGTTCCAGGCCGGCATCCACCAAAGCCAGCAAGACCCGCTGGGAAAAATAGATGTCAAAGGAGCCATGAAGATTGCGCTCCATATTTTCGGGAATGATCCGCAGATTGGTGACCAGCGTGTTCAGCCGGTGGAGCATATAATCGATAAGAATGGTTGAATCGGGCATGATGACCCGTTCTACAGAAGAATGGCTGATATCCCGCTCGTGCCACAGTCCGGTGTTCTCCATGGCACTGACACTGTTGCTGCGAACGAGACGGGCCAGTCCGCACAGGTTTTCCGCGGAAATGGGATTCTTCTTGTGGGGCATGGCCGAAGACCCTTTCTGTCCCTTGGAAAATCCTTCCTCAACCTCCAAAACTTCTGTGCGCTGCAGATGTCTGAGCTCGATGCACAGTCGTTCGATGCCACCGGCAATGAGAGCCAGGGAGGTGAAGTACTGGGCGTAACGATCACGCTGGATGATCTGCGTGGACACGGGATCCACATGCAACCCGAGAAGATCGCAGGCAATGGCTTCCACCTGGGGGTCGAGCTGGGCATAGGTTCCTACGGCTCCGGAAATCTTGCCCACCTGGATATTCTCGAGGGCAGCCTTCCACCGTTTTTGATGGCGTTTGAACTCGGCGTAAAAACCCGCCATTTTCAAACCAAAACTGGTAGGTTCGGCATGGATGCCGTGTGTTCGGCCCATGACCATGCGTCCCTTGTTGTCCATGGCCTTTTTTTTCAGGGTGGCAAGGATCATGTCCAGATCACGGGCGATCTGTTCACCGGCCCGAACCAGAAGAATCCCGTTGGCCGTATCCACAATATCCGAGGAGGTACACCCCAGATGAATGAACCGGGAGGCAGGTCCGACCTTTTCTTCCACAGCGGTCAAAAAGGCGATCACATCGTGCTTGGTGATCTGTTCCAGCTCCAGAATCCGATTCACGTCAAAATCCGCCTTGTCGCGGATGACCTGCATTTCCTGTTGGGGAATACGTCCAAGACGTGTCCAGGCTTCGCATATGGCCAGCTCGACTTCCAGCCAGACCCTGAATTTGTTTTCCAAAGTCCACAGGGAAGCCATTTCTTGGCGACTATATCTCTCTATCATGATGGTTCCGTAGGTTGGTGAGCCGTGGCCGGCTCAACTTTCATGACTGCAAAAAAAAGGCAGCCGAAGCTGCCCTGCCCTGCATGGGGCACAAAACAAATGAAAACAGAAAGGGTATATATCAGAAATGACAGTATGTATTTCGGGACAAAAACCCTTGGGCGATTCGTGCATAACAATGATGCCTACCTGGTCTCTACGCATGTTCCTGTCCCCGGACATACTGAATCGTCCCTTCTTTATTTGCCGGCAGCCTCCTTGGCTTCCTTGATGCGCTGCTTGAGACGTTTTTCCCTGCGCTGACGACGTCGATCAAGTTCCTTTTTACGTTCGATTTTCTTGTGAGCCATGGTATGTAAGCCTCCTGAAGGTATTTTCTTGAAAAAGAAGTTGCATCAATAACCAAAGAAGGGCCGGCTTGTCCAGCAGTTCAACCTCCTCAGATTCTGATCAGCTCATACTGTCGCGTCCCCATGCCCAGGCTCTGGGCGTGTTCGAGCACATGCGTTCCGTCGGCATGGGGATGAATGGCAGCGAACTTGTCCTCTCCAGGAAGGATGTCTGCAGGCAGTCGGCTTGGATGCAGACAGGGGGCCTGATTGACCAGGTCCAGACAGGCCTGGTCCAGGGCAACGGGATCATAGGAAACAGCCACACCCAGATCCGGACAGATGGAGGCGTCGGAAAATCCAGTGCAATCACATCCCGGTGAAACATGGGTGATGAAACTGACATGCAAGCAGGGGCGTTTGTGGGTTGCCACCACAGCGGCTGCGTATTCGGCCATGCGTTCGAGAAACACGCGAACATCCACCTTCCAGTTTACGGTCAAACCCTGATGCCGGCATGCAGCAAGGCACGCAGCACACCCCACGCATTTTTCCGGATCCAGGGCGATTTTGCCGTTTTCCAGCACCTGCAGGGCCCCGGGTTGACAGACCGAAACGCATGCCTTGCATCCCGTGCAATGATCGGTGTTTACCAGGGGTCCCATGCCGCAATGCTGCTGCATCTTTCCCTTGCGGGTGGCACATCCCATGCCCAGATTTTTGATGGCTCCGCCGAACCCAGCCAGATCATGTCCCTTGAAATGGTTCAGGGTCACAAGCATGTCCGCGTCAACAATGTCACCGGCCAGAAAACAGGTGTCAAAATGAACGCCCGGGCAGGGGACCTCCCGTTCATTATTGCTTTTCAGACCATCAGCAATAATGACGGGTGCTCCTGTCACATGGGGCGTGAAACCGTGTTTTTCCGCCCGAAGGTGATGGGACACGGATTCGCCTCGTTCTCCCGTGTACAGGGTGTTGGTATCTGTCAGAAAGGGGATGCCGCCTGCCTTGCGAATGAATTCGACCAGAGGAGCCACCATAAGAGGGGATATGAACCCCGTTGTTCCGGCTTCGCCAAAATGCATCTTCAGGGCGGTGAGACTCCCCGGGTCAATGTGTTTGCCCAGGCCTGCTGTTTTGAGCAGCTTTTTCATTCTGAGGTGGAAAGGCATTTTTCGGCTGGTTGCCAGATTCCAGAAGATGACGTTACTGGCCATGATGGTTTCCTTGTGTTGAAAGGGAGTTTGCTATTCGGGAACAGGTTGTTGTGTTGTTATTATAAAAGAAGTTTTTTGATAATAAGAAATAATAGGGGGTGTAGGTTTGTTCCTAAGTTCGATAACTTGTTTGAATCAAATATTTTTTTATGGTATTTTTTAGCAACGATCAAGGAACGAATGAACAGGTGGGGGCAGGATGTGCATTCAAGCGACATATTGGAACACACAAGGAATAAAATAATCCACAGATTGTTCTTAAGTTTTTAATCTATTGAAATAATGTGATATATGAAAAAAACACCCATTTGATCCCAACAGCTGAACCGGGTAATTTCTGCTGATGGATGAACGTTTGCAGGAGGCACTATGAACACATTCACCATGGTCAGGCCCGAACATCTCAATCACCACGGTTACCTGTTCGGGGGGAGCATGCTCAAGTGGGTTGACGAGTATGCATGGCTCGTGGCGGCTCGTGATTTTCCCGGGTGTACCCTGGTGACCCGGGGCATGGATCGGATTGTTTTTTCCAAACAGGTGAAAAACGGTTCCATTCTCCGATTTTCCATTCTTCCCTGGAAACAGGGCAATACCTCGGTGACCTATGCGGTGGAGGTCCATGCGGACAGTCCCGGAGCCATGCAGGAGGAACTTGTTTTTTCCACCCATGTCACCTTTGTCCGGATTGATGAAGATGGTCACAAGACCGCACTTCCCAAGCGCGAAACCTACCGATCCATGGAAACGTCATGAGTGCCCGGTTTGTACAATGGCTGCGTTCTGATTGGACCATCGGCCACAAGACCGTTCACGGCCGTTTGGTCCTGGCTCCCATGTCCAAGCTCGGGCATGTGGCCTTTCGCGAACTTGTGGCCGGGTACGGCGGATACGGTCTACTGTTCTCGGAAATGTGCAGTGCCCGGGCCCTGCCTACGGCCAATCCCGATGTTTCTCCCTGTTTTCGATGGCGAACAAGTGAATTGCCGCATCTGGTCTGTCAGATTTTCGGTTCAGATCCCCAGGACATGGTTTTGGCTGCCCAGCGCATCCAGAAGGAAGGATTTTTCGGTGTGGACATGAACATGGGCTGTTCCGTATCCGGGATATGCAAGCACGGGTGCGGTGCAGACCTGCTCAATCATCCGGATGTGGCCGTTGCCATGGTGCGTGAGGTCAAAAGGGCCGTGTCCATTCCCGTATGTGTGAAGTACAGAACCGGCTGGAAGGATGACCCGGATTTTGCCGTGGACATGGCCAAAAGGTTTGAGGATGCCGGAGCTGATTGTCTGACCTTTCATCCCCGAGTGGCTCCGGACAGACGCTCACGTCCCCCAAAGTGGGAGTATATCGGTCGTGTCAAGCAGGCCGTGTCCATTCCTGTTCTGGGCAACGGCAATGTGTTTACCCTTGAAGATTGCCGGAAGATGGTGGAACAAACAGGATGTGACGGTGTGGCCCTGGGTCGAATGGCCATTGCCCGGCCGTGGATCTTTGCCCAGTGGACCGGAAGGCTTGAACCGGATGATGATATTTTTTACCAGGCCGCCCTCAACCTTGTGGACCTGCTGGAAACCCATTTTGGAGAGGATATGGGATTGCGCTATTTCAAGAAATATTCCCAATATCTGGCCGCCAATTTCGTGTATGGCCATACCATCTGGCCCCGGCTGTGGAAAGGGAACAGCCTGGATGCGGTGCGGGAAAACATCAGAAACTATCTGCATTCGTGTCCGGCCCTGTCTTCACGACCAAGTCTGTACATGTTTACCACCTGATGCAGGGA
This genomic window contains:
- a CDS encoding tRNA dihydrouridine synthase, which produces MSARFVQWLRSDWTIGHKTVHGRLVLAPMSKLGHVAFRELVAGYGGYGLLFSEMCSARALPTANPDVSPCFRWRTSELPHLVCQIFGSDPQDMVLAAQRIQKEGFFGVDMNMGCSVSGICKHGCGADLLNHPDVAVAMVREVKRAVSIPVCVKYRTGWKDDPDFAVDMAKRFEDAGADCLTFHPRVAPDRRSRPPKWEYIGRVKQAVSIPVLGNGNVFTLEDCRKMVEQTGCDGVALGRMAIARPWIFAQWTGRLEPDDDIFYQAALNLVDLLETHFGEDMGLRYFKKYSQYLAANFVYGHTIWPRLWKGNSLDAVRENIRNYLHSCPALSSRPSLYMFTT
- a CDS encoding acyl-CoA thioesterase, with protein sequence MNTFTMVRPEHLNHHGYLFGGSMLKWVDEYAWLVAARDFPGCTLVTRGMDRIVFSKQVKNGSILRFSILPWKQGNTSVTYAVEVHADSPGAMQEELVFSTHVTFVRIDEDGHKTALPKRETYRSMETS
- the purB gene encoding adenylosuccinate lyase, coding for MIERYSRQEMASLWTLENKFRVWLEVELAICEAWTRLGRIPQQEMQVIRDKADFDVNRILELEQITKHDVIAFLTAVEEKVGPASRFIHLGCTSSDIVDTANGILLVRAGEQIARDLDMILATLKKKAMDNKGRMVMGRTHGIHAEPTSFGLKMAGFYAEFKRHQKRWKAALENIQVGKISGAVGTYAQLDPQVEAIACDLLGLHVDPVSTQIIQRDRYAQYFTSLALIAGGIERLCIELRHLQRTEVLEVEEGFSKGQKGSSAMPHKKNPISAENLCGLARLVRSNSVSAMENTGLWHERDISHSSVERVIMPDSTILIDYMLHRLNTLVTNLRIIPENMERNLHGSFDIYFSQRVLLALVDAGLERQKGYEMVQKLAMHCWQNKISFPQTVRNDPAMKELLSAEVMDRVFDPSYYLRHEDMIFSRVFDASSH
- a CDS encoding DUF362 domain-containing protein; the protein is MASNVIFWNLATSRKMPFHLRMKKLLKTAGLGKHIDPGSLTALKMHFGEAGTTGFISPLMVAPLVEFIRKAGGIPFLTDTNTLYTGERGESVSHHLRAEKHGFTPHVTGAPVIIADGLKSNNEREVPCPGVHFDTCFLAGDIVDADMLVTLNHFKGHDLAGFGGAIKNLGMGCATRKGKMQQHCGMGPLVNTDHCTGCKACVSVCQPGALQVLENGKIALDPEKCVGCAACLAACRHQGLTVNWKVDVRVFLERMAEYAAAVVATHKRPCLHVSFITHVSPGCDCTGFSDASICPDLGVAVSYDPVALDQACLDLVNQAPCLHPSRLPADILPGEDKFAAIHPHADGTHVLEHAQSLGMGTRQYELIRI